The Montipora capricornis isolate CH-2021 chromosome 6, ASM3666992v2, whole genome shotgun sequence genome has a window encoding:
- the LOC138051425 gene encoding riboflavin-binding protein-like produces MAELKRFLSPVVAVLFAGIFVIQSLAQRQICSYFGSERTPKEAYSLSNCAWFRERSCCTRTEVTSAFLGMPHLESSSSNCSNHLNYMMCYFCSPNQFRWVQQGKVNICQSFCDGIYKHCKDAKFGGKALSSAYSSGNEFCKAQFFSVQDDDNDNCFKFDDSLFALASLHKVCWNMFAALLIISFSYYFSWT; encoded by the exons ATGGCGGAATTAAAGCGGTTTCTTTCGCCAGTGGTTGCTGTATTATTTGCTGGTATTTTCGTGATTCAGAGTTTAGCACAGCGACAAATTTGTTCATATTTCG GCTCTGAGAGGACACCAAAAGAAGCTTACAGCCTTTCCAACTGTGCCTGGTTTAGGGAGCGCTCATGCTGTACACGAACAGAAGTGACATCAGCATTCTTGGGGATGCCTCATCTTGAATCTTCAAGCAGTAACTGCAGTAATCATCTCAATTATATGATGTGCTATTTCTGTAGCCCTAACCAGTTCCGATGGGTTCAACAAGGGAAGGTAAACATCTGCCAAAGCTTTTGTGATGGTATCTATAAACACTGCAAAGATGCAAAGTTTGGTGGAAAAGCGTTGAGCTCGGCATATTCCAGTGGCAACGAGTTTTGCAAGGCTCAGTTTTTCAGTGTTcaagatgatgacaatgataacTGTTTTAAATTTGATGATTCACTCTTCGCTTTAGCCTCATTACACAAAGTGTGTTGGAACATGTTTGCAGCACTGCTTATAATCAGCTTTTCATATTACTTTTCGTGGACTTGA